The sequence below is a genomic window from Acidaminococcales bacterium.
ATTATTTTTTCTACCACACTTTTATGAAGAATAGGCCGTATAATCCTTTTCGACGAAACGTAACTACGCCACTTTGCGCCCTGTATTGCAAATTCTTTGTCGGTTTGATTATCAAAGGCCATTTGTCGATAAATTTCTCCTAATCGTATTTTACCAGATTTACTGAGTTCCCAAAGACAACGAGCTAGTTTTGCGGAAGCTCTCATTGGACGGCTCATAGTGGACTCGGTAGTCGTTGCGTTGTCAATAAATAAACGCGAAAAAGCATAATCGCTCCAAACAACAATATCGAAAGCATTATCGGCAAGCGTAGGCGATTGCCCTTGCGTTTTCCAAATAGTTTGTACAAGAAGCGATTTTTGCCTATTTAAATATTTACGTTGAAAGGCATTTATACTTTCAGATAATGCGGGGGTTTTATGTCTCATTTCAAAATCGTTCGTCCATGAGCCAATATCGGCGCAAGCTTTTTCGAAAATCTCTCGGACGCCAGGCGCATCGTCTCTGACCGAATCAAACATACCAAGAGCGCAATACGACGTCGTGGCTGAACGCACGACTAACTCACAACCCCATTCATTCTCTGGCAAAGTGCTTGTGTTTGAAGTCGGCAACACAGTCAACTTAATTTCAAGCGGGGATAGAAATTTTTTGCCGATTGTTTTTATTACAAGGTCTATCGCGTCTATTGTATCAAACGAATATATTTGGTATGGCTCATACTTTGATTCAAAGCGAAAATCAAGCTCATCCAAAGGCAGATTGCCGCAATTAAAGACATCGCGTAAAGAAATATCCGAAGCCGCTACTCGAAGTTCTCCAGCGTCAATTATCAATCTGTTGTATATAGCAGGTATGTTATTCGCAAGCATATAACACGCTACTGATGTTGGAAAGCTTGAATTGAAACAGTTCTTCCCCCAATGCATATCCGTTGTACGGTTGGAATGCTTTATGCCAAACAATCCTGATGATATTTCGGCATTTTCTTTTTTTATTTTCGGCATTTTAAATACCGCCTTATTTATTTTTGACGTCAAACTCTTGACGTCATTAAAGATATACGTTATAGTATTAATGAATTTTATCATGCCTTGCTTCGGCGGTCAAGGAGGGTGTGCTGATGAAAAAGGTTGTTGATTTATTTGCGGGTTGCGGCGGATTATCCATAGGATTCCAAAACGCGGGTTTTGAGATTGTTGGAGCATATGAGTCGTGGGAAACCGCCGCCGCTTGTTACGAAAACAACTTTAATCATCCTGTTTTTCGTGCGGATTTATCGAATGTAAAATGCGCTATTGAGAGTATTCAAGCCTTAAATCCCGACGTAATTATTGGCGGGCCGCCTTGTCAAGATTTTTCCCACGCTGGCAAGCGTATTGAAGATAAACGGGCGGCACTTACCGAGGCATTTGCGGAAATTATTTCCGCAATAGTTCCTCGTTGGTTTGTGA
It includes:
- a CDS encoding HindVP family restriction endonuclease, with protein sequence MPKIKKENAEISSGLFGIKHSNRTTDMHWGKNCFNSSFPTSVACYMLANNIPAIYNRLIIDAGELRVAASDISLRDVFNCGNLPLDELDFRFESKYEPYQIYSFDTIDAIDLVIKTIGKKFLSPLEIKLTVLPTSNTSTLPENEWGCELVVRSATTSYCALGMFDSVRDDAPGVREIFEKACADIGSWTNDFEMRHKTPALSESINAFQRKYLNRQKSLLVQTIWKTQGQSPTLADNAFDIVVWSDYAFSRLFIDNATTTESTMSRPMRASAKLARCLWELSKSGKIRLGEIYRQMAFDNQTDKEFAIQGAKWRSYVSSKRIIRPILHKSVVEKIIELGYIEKLRPERRFDQTLYFMMRR